The Mycteria americana isolate JAX WOST 10 ecotype Jacksonville Zoo and Gardens chromosome 18, USCA_MyAme_1.0, whole genome shotgun sequence region ttttgttgtggttttagGCCACTGATGTTGCTTCAACTCTGCATCGCGTGCAGTATTGATGATCAAACCAGCCATAGTCGGTCTGTTCAGGCTTGTGCATTAAGTAGCTGCAGGGCAAGATTTGCAGTTTGGCAAAGTTGTTATTGCAGTTATTTAAAAGGAAGTCTTTAACTCAGGCTCATGGATGTAAAGTTCTTCAGCTCTCTCTCACTGTACGTCACCTCACATACGTTTTATTGGCTCCTCTGGTCGTGCAGGTGTCACCCCTCGGCCCAAAGCGCTCTCTGTGCGGGTCATCGCTGCCGTCTGGTGGCTGTTCACCATCGCCTTGCTGGCTGCCTACATCGCCAACTTCACCGCCCTGCTGAGCTCTGGCAGCGAGCAGCTCCCAATCCAGACTTTTGAAGATCTTGTGAAGCAAAGAAAGCTTGAGTTTGGGACACTGGACGGCTCTTCTACTTTCTACTTCTTCAAGGTGCAGAGAATCTAATTGTGCACATACACAGTTGTGCTGTAGAACTGCTAAGCTGGGGCCAAGTTGTCTAGCTCATGCCTAATGGCCCTTACACCACCCTCATCACTGTAGACTCCATCAGTTTTCCTGTAATACTTCAAATTATGTGATTGGTGTCTGTTGTTTTGTTCATCTCTTCTTCCACCTTTTCTCAGAGAGAAAAGCATGCAGAGGGCTGTATTTTTTTAGTGTATTCTCTTTTAAGAAAGCGGTGCTAGTCTTCAGGGGTTGTCCTTGTGTACCTGGAACACGAGGACTGACGTAGGTAATTTCTGGATACGTTAACTGGATGCCTGCAAAGGTTGATTTTTTGGGGGGCGTGGGTGGGAAATGTTCAATACTTACCTCCCTCTAACACTGCATTAGAGAGGAAATCTGCGCTAGCTATATGCTAGTTTTCAGTTCAGAGGGCTCGAAGGGCAGTGGTTTAAGTACTCTTAGTCTCCACATTGTTTTGCAACCGTTGCACATATATGCAGATTTTTTCAGATAATTGTTTTACACTTGTTTGACATTTGGATTTTTGGGCTGCAGAACTCCAAGAACCCTATCCATCAGATGGTCTATGAATATATGGACAAGAGACGAGACCACGTTTTAGTCAAAACCTACCAGGAAGCAGTTCAACGTGTGATGGAATCAAACTATGCCTTCATTGGTGAATCCATCTCTCAAGACCTTGCAGCTGCCAGGCACTGCAATTTGATCAGGGCCCCTGAAGTTATTGGAGCCAGAGGATTTGGCATTGCCACTACCCAGGGTTAGTCCTTGTGCACCGCTTCTGTCCCACTTCTCCACCTGCATTTCATGGGTCCGAAGTAGCAGATTGACAGAGCAAAAAGCCTGGCATAGCCACGCCCTGAAACTCACACATTTTCTGCCTTAACACTAATAATCTCGTATAACAAATTGGTAACCCTGCTATGCCATGTTTTCATTCTGTAGATGAATTATCACTAGCACTCGCTGACTCTTACTTTGAACTGTAATATGCAAAAGAGTCCAACTCTCAGGGGTGTCATTGgttcctgtggggttttttggttttgctttggttttgcctcGGTGCGAGTAATGCAGGGCTCCTGCCGCAGTCAGCAGGGAAGGGTTTGTTCTCTTGTGGAGCATGACTGCTTGGATTTCTCAAAGTACCTTCACTCTATCATTATCCTGCAAGTATTACCGTACCTCTATGGATAGGATAGGAATGGTTGCTATCCAAGAAAAAGCACTTGGCTTAGTCCGTTGCATTCTGTTTGCCGAATGGCCATCTGACAGTTGGGAAGCTGCACCCAGCTAACCTTGCTCGGTAGTGCAGCAGCAGATTGCTTAAAAATGTTATAGTGGCTGTGATCTCTCCCATActcttctctctttcattctACTGCCGCCAGCATCCCGGTGGACTAAGAAGCTCTCCATTGCTGTCCTCAAACTGCGTGAATCAGGTGATCTTGACTACTTGCGTAACAAGTGGTGGGAGACCAGTTGCCTtcacaaaagcagagagagatggaGTCCTCTGCAGCCCCAGGCTCTGGGTGGGCTCTTTCTTACTCTGGCAATTGGCCTTGCATTGGGAGTGATCGCAGCCGTGGTGGAGCTGTCGAACAAGAGCAGACACGCTGCTGGGCATGTGAAGGTAGGTGATGGCTGCTCTCTCCCGTCCTGCTCCCCCGTGTCCCTTCTGCTTAGCGTGGACAAGCCAGGCACCGGTGCTCCGCTGTGCACAATGCTGGCTTCCCACAGGGATCTGGCGTTTTCTAAGGAAAGCACTGTGGTGTGGTGAGGGGGGAGACGTGCTATGTATTCACTCTTTAAAGCCTGAAACTTCACAGCTTGGGCTGCGTGATAGTCTTGTAGCCCAAACAGGGTAACAATAATAAAGtaacaccccctcccccaaaatatGAAGTAGAAACACAGACTGTAATTCCTAGGCAGCCAAACTGCACTCCAACATGCTGAGTGTGTACAGAGGACAGTAAATCATCAATAACAAGTTTATTCTCAAGTATGGCTATTCTTAAGTCATTTGACAAGCAGGAAAACACATGTAAATGAAACTGCACTAGTATC contains the following coding sequences:
- the LOC142418693 gene encoding putative glutamate receptor, coding for MVRSAELEGYCIDLLKALAAMLHFGYKVKVVGDGQYGAVSSNGNWTGMIGEILRQEADIAVAPLTVTSAREEVVSFTTPFLQTGIGILLRKDTVSQEMSFFHFLAPFSKETWTGLLFAYVLTCFCLFLVARLSPCEWNEPKNEENHFTFLNSLWFGAGALALQGVTPRPKALSVRVIAAVWWLFTIALLAAYIANFTALLSSGSEQLPIQTFEDLVKQRKLEFGTLDGSSTFYFFKNSKNPIHQMVYEYMDKRRDHVLVKTYQEAVQRVMESNYAFIGESISQDLAAARHCNLIRAPEVIGARGFGIATTQASRWTKKLSIAVLKLRESGDLDYLRNKWWETSCLHKSRERWSPLQPQALGGLFLTLAIGLALGVIAAVVELSNKSRHAAGHVKKSCCSVFTEEMCTRLRIKENTRQSQETSGRANA